From a region of the Coprococcus comes ATCC 27758 genome:
- a CDS encoding 3-isopropylmalate dehydratase large subunit, with protein MGETIIEKIIRHNIGKAVKPGDIVTVNVDRVMIHDIFIPFVAEKFEEMGFTKLHDPDKVVLIYDHLVPASQQDDTRHFRTGDAFADKYGLTHVHRSDGICHQLMTEAGYVKPGDIAFGTDSHTTTYGCVGAFSSGIGYTEMASILGTGTMWIKVPETIKVVIDGELPENVMSKDIILRLIGDLRADGATYRALEFAGNTIENMTVASRMTMANMAIEAGAKCALFTPDEKTAEYCNIELNDYQKSLVGDPDATYMRTITYKAEDFVPVMALPSQVDKIRNVSEVEGTEIDQVFIGSCTNGRLEDLQAAAEVLKGKKVADFVKLIVTPASRKIYKQAADMGILTTLSEAGAIITHPGCGLCCGRTGGILSDGERVVATNNRNFLGRMGTSKVEIYLASPKTAASCAVAGKIVSPK; from the coding sequence ATGGGCGAGACGATTATTGAAAAAATTATCAGACACAATATAGGGAAAGCCGTAAAGCCGGGAGACATTGTGACGGTTAACGTTGACCGCGTGATGATCCATGATATTTTCATCCCCTTTGTGGCAGAAAAATTTGAAGAAATGGGATTTACGAAACTGCATGATCCGGACAAGGTTGTTCTGATCTATGATCATCTGGTTCCGGCAAGTCAGCAGGATGATACCAGACATTTTCGTACCGGAGATGCATTTGCAGATAAATACGGACTTACACATGTACACAGAAGTGACGGAATCTGCCATCAGCTGATGACAGAGGCTGGCTATGTTAAACCGGGTGATATCGCATTCGGAACCGACAGCCATACCACAACTTATGGTTGTGTTGGAGCATTTTCATCCGGTATCGGTTATACCGAGATGGCAAGTATCCTTGGAACCGGAACGATGTGGATCAAGGTGCCGGAGACGATCAAAGTTGTAATCGATGGTGAACTTCCGGAAAATGTCATGTCAAAGGATATCATCTTACGACTGATCGGTGATTTGAGAGCAGACGGTGCGACTTACAGAGCACTTGAATTTGCCGGAAACACCATTGAAAATATGACAGTTGCAAGCCGTATGACAATGGCAAACATGGCAATCGAAGCAGGAGCAAAATGCGCACTTTTCACACCGGATGAGAAAACTGCCGAGTATTGCAATATTGAATTAAATGATTATCAGAAGAGTCTGGTTGGTGATCCGGATGCAACTTATATGAGAACGATCACTTATAAAGCAGAGGACTTTGTACCGGTTATGGCCCTTCCGTCACAGGTTGACAAAATCAGAAATGTATCCGAGGTAGAAGGAACCGAGATCGATCAGGTATTTATCGGCTCTTGCACAAACGGACGTCTGGAGGATCTTCAGGCAGCAGCAGAAGTGTTAAAGGGCAAAAAAGTTGCGGATTTTGTAAAACTGATCGTGACTCCGGCGAGCCGTAAGATCTACAAACAGGCAGCAGATATGGGAATCCTTACGACTTTATCTGAGGCAGGTGCGATCATTACCCATCCGGGTTGCGGACTTTGTTGTGGACGTACCGGAGGAATTCTGTCAGACGGAGAACGTGTGGTTGCAACCAACAACCGTAACTTCCTTGGACGTATGGGAACTTCTAAGGTCGAGATTTATCTGGCATCTC
- a CDS encoding 3-isopropylmalate dehydratase small subunit, with protein MDKFTGRVWVLGDDIDTDIIIPTEYLALKTIDDMKQYGFSPLRPELAGQIQKGDIIVAGKNFGCGSSREQAPEIIKAMGVQCVIAKSFARIFFRNSINNGLLLIEQPDLYDDMKEGDEITVVMNEHVDYNGKEYPIASLPENLMSIIQAGGLVKAMRKLNGLD; from the coding sequence ATGGATAAATTTACAGGACGTGTATGGGTTCTTGGAGATGACATTGATACCGATATCATCATTCCAACTGAATACCTTGCACTCAAGACAATCGATGATATGAAGCAGTATGGCTTTTCTCCTCTTCGTCCGGAACTTGCCGGACAGATCCAGAAGGGGGATATCATTGTAGCAGGAAAGAACTTTGGTTGCGGTTCGTCAAGAGAACAGGCACCGGAGATCATCAAGGCAATGGGTGTGCAGTGTGTGATCGCCAAATCATTTGCAAGGATCTTTTTCCGTAATTCGATCAACAACGGACTTCTTCTGATTGAACAGCCGGATCTTTATGATGATATGAAAGAGGGCGACGAGATCACGGTAGTGATGAATGAGCATGTGGATTATAATGGTAAGGAATATCCGATTGCTTCTCTGCCGGAGAATCTGATGAGCATTATTCAGGCTGGCGGTCTGGTAAAAGCCATGCGCAAGCTGAATGGACTGGATTAA
- a CDS encoding 3-isopropylmalate dehydratase large subunit, which translates to MGMTIAEKIIAAAAGVESVKPGDIHTVELDRLMSNDGTTHLTVDMYNNKLKNPHIADTDKLVFIVDHNVPSDCPKTAASQKKMRDFAKANHIDFWEGKGVCHQIMMENYVRPGELIFGADSHTCSYGALGAFGTGVGCTDFLYGMVTGTSWVMVPETVKFNLVGKLPEGVYARDLILTIIGEVGANGCNYQVMEFTGEGAKTLTISDRIALCNMAVEAGAKTGIFEVDDVAMEYLKEHGREPKAVYHSDPDAHYVREYTFDLSKVEPVVAKPDFVDNLAPAKDVRGIKIDEAFLGSCNNGRIEDLRVGAQVIKGKKVSEKVRFLVVPASQTIYRQALEEGLIDIFMDAGAIVMNPNCSVCWGSCQGVIGENEVLISTGTRNFKGRAGHPSSKVYLGSAATVTASAIAGEIALASDV; encoded by the coding sequence ATGGGAATGACAATTGCTGAAAAGATCATTGCAGCGGCAGCCGGTGTGGAAAGCGTAAAGCCGGGTGACATCCATACAGTAGAACTGGATCGTCTGATGAGTAATGACGGAACTACACATCTTACCGTTGATATGTATAATAATAAATTAAAAAATCCACATATTGCAGATACAGACAAGCTGGTATTTATCGTAGATCATAACGTACCGTCTGACTGTCCAAAGACAGCCGCATCCCAGAAGAAGATGCGTGATTTTGCAAAGGCAAACCACATTGATTTCTGGGAAGGGAAAGGTGTATGCCACCAGATTATGATGGAAAATTATGTTCGTCCGGGAGAACTGATCTTTGGTGCAGACAGCCATACCTGTTCTTACGGTGCACTTGGTGCATTCGGAACCGGTGTTGGATGTACAGACTTCCTTTACGGTATGGTAACAGGAACTTCCTGGGTAATGGTACCGGAGACTGTGAAGTTCAACCTGGTTGGAAAGCTGCCGGAAGGTGTATATGCGAGAGATCTGATTCTCACCATCATCGGTGAAGTCGGAGCCAACGGATGTAACTATCAGGTGATGGAATTTACCGGAGAGGGCGCGAAGACTCTGACAATCAGTGACCGTATCGCACTTTGCAATATGGCAGTAGAAGCCGGAGCTAAGACCGGTATTTTTGAAGTTGATGATGTGGCAATGGAATATTTAAAAGAGCATGGACGCGAGCCAAAGGCTGTATATCACAGCGATCCGGATGCGCATTATGTAAGAGAATATACATTTGACTTATCCAAGGTAGAGCCGGTTGTTGCAAAACCGGATTTTGTAGACAATCTTGCGCCGGCAAAAGACGTGCGCGGTATCAAGATTGATGAGGCATTCCTTGGATCCTGCAACAACGGACGTATCGAAGATCTCCGTGTAGGCGCACAGGTTATCAAAGGAAAGAAAGTATCTGAAAAAGTAAGATTCCTTGTTGTTCCGGCAAGTCAGACTATTTACAGACAGGCTCTGGAAGAAGGACTGATCGACATCTTCATGGATGCAGGTGCGATCGTGATGAACCCGAACTGTAGTGTATGCTGGGGAAGCTGCCAGGGCGTAATCGGTGAAAATGAAGTCCTGATCAGTACAGGAACCCGCAACTTTAAGGGACGTGCAGGACATCCGAGTTCCAAGGTATATCTTGGATCGGCTGCAACCGTTACAGCATCTGCCATTGCCGGAGAAATTGCACTGGCAAGTGATGTGTAA
- the leuD gene encoding 3-isopropylmalate dehydratase (catalyzes the isomerization between 2-isopropylmalate and 3-isopropylmalate in leucine biosynthesis), with translation MEKGTIFKFHNDLDTDQIIASQYLLLPNLEEMKSHAFESLDPDFAQKVKPGDFVVGGENFGCGSSREQAPGVLKALGVKAVIAKSFARIFYRNAINIGLPAIVCKDLPDEVKTGDQMELHMLEGTAEANGKVYSCTKLPEYMQNILNQGGLIASLNREEE, from the coding sequence ATGGAAAAAGGGACTATTTTTAAATTTCATAACGATCTGGATACAGACCAGATCATCGCATCCCAGTATCTGTTGCTGCCGAATCTTGAGGAGATGAAGAGCCACGCATTTGAATCTCTGGATCCGGATTTTGCACAGAAGGTAAAACCGGGAGATTTCGTGGTCGGAGGAGAGAACTTTGGATGTGGATCTTCCAGAGAGCAGGCTCCGGGTGTGTTAAAAGCGTTAGGTGTAAAAGCTGTTATCGCAAAATCATTTGCAAGAATTTTTTATAGAAATGCTATCAATATCGGACTTCCTGCTATTGTCTGTAAAGACCTTCCGGATGAAGTAAAGACCGGAGATCAGATGGAGCTTCATATGTTGGAAGGAACCGCTGAGGCAAATGGAAAGGTTTATTCCTGCACAAAACTGCCGGAATATATGCAGAATATTTTGAATCAGGGCGGACTTATTGCGTCTCTGAACCGTGAGGAGGAATAG
- the iadA gene encoding beta-aspartyl-peptidase, with protein sequence MLLIKNAKVYAPEYVGKKDLLVCGGKIECIEDKIEDFPIACEVIDAEERILTPGFIDQHVHVTGGGGEGSFHTRTPELQLSELVKGGITTVVGLLGTDGLTRSVENLYAKVQALCEEGVSAYMLTGAYGYPSPTITGEVDRDIMFVEKVLGVKLAISDHRAPNVTESELIQLASKTRTAGMLSGKPGIVVLHMGDADAGLSPVFEALEKSMIPIKIFRPTHVNRRKGLLEEGYQLLEKGGYIDLTCGISEDFCPGGCILEAKEKGIPTEHITISSDGHGSWSKYREDGSLLEIGVSSVDALREELLYMVHELDMKLEDALPYMTSHVAEALGLQGRKGTIQKGADADLLLWDNDLKLDSYIAGGKIFMQKEKIICKGTYEK encoded by the coding sequence ATGTTACTTATTAAAAATGCAAAAGTTTATGCACCGGAGTATGTTGGAAAAAAGGATCTTTTAGTATGTGGGGGAAAAATTGAATGTATTGAAGATAAGATCGAGGATTTTCCGATCGCATGTGAAGTTATTGATGCAGAGGAAAGAATTCTTACACCGGGGTTTATTGATCAGCATGTTCATGTTACCGGAGGCGGTGGGGAAGGAAGCTTTCATACCCGTACACCGGAACTTCAGCTGTCAGAACTGGTAAAAGGCGGAATTACAACGGTTGTAGGACTTCTTGGAACGGACGGACTTACAAGGAGTGTTGAAAATCTTTACGCAAAAGTACAGGCTTTATGCGAAGAAGGGGTAAGTGCGTATATGCTTACCGGTGCATATGGATATCCAAGTCCGACTATTACCGGGGAGGTAGATCGGGATATTATGTTTGTTGAAAAAGTACTTGGCGTGAAACTTGCCATTTCAGATCATCGGGCACCGAATGTGACGGAAAGTGAACTGATCCAACTTGCGAGCAAGACCAGAACGGCAGGTATGTTAAGCGGAAAACCTGGAATCGTGGTGCTGCATATGGGAGATGCAGATGCTGGATTGTCGCCGGTGTTTGAAGCTTTGGAAAAGAGTATGATTCCGATCAAGATTTTCCGTCCGACTCATGTGAACCGCAGAAAAGGTCTTCTGGAAGAGGGCTATCAGTTGCTTGAAAAGGGTGGATACATCGATCTCACCTGTGGCATCAGTGAGGACTTTTGTCCGGGCGGATGCATTTTAGAAGCAAAAGAAAAGGGAATCCCGACAGAGCATATTACCATCAGCTCCGATGGACACGGAAGCTGGTCAAAATACAGAGAAGACGGAAGCCTGTTGGAAATCGGTGTTTCCTCAGTAGATGCGCTGCGGGAAGAACTTCTGTATATGGTACATGAGCTTGATATGAAGCTGGAAGATGCACTTCCATATATGACATCACATGTAGCGGAGGCACTGGGATTGCAGGGTAGGAAAGGGACAATACAAAAAGGAGCCGATGCAGATCTGCTTTTGTGGGACAATGACCTGAAGCTTGACAGTTATATTGCAGGTGGAAAAATCTTTATGCAAAAAGAAAAAATCATTTGCAAGGGAACCTATGAAAAATAG
- a CDS encoding GGDEF domain-containing protein — protein sequence MTYNIDFLIAAMVILLLVLWYFLGQKRAEDLNNQVFLFFAVIGILDVVAELASNYYISFPNSNCEIAAMLATTIFYLLQALLPFTVICYIQTLHDNKIISAKKMFLSGVPTFILMGMILTNPFTEKLFYFDIPAGYMKGPWYMLMYYSALCHMAAALILIVIWRKKLGYQKVKSLLEILLISGAGVVIQLLYHPLLTTGFGMSLGILVLFITINNPHANIDTLTGLYNHLYLVRKSNELISAGKSFHIITVYLYQLKHINKIAGVQGGNSILKLTARKLGEMCGKKAFRTTGKSFMILTGSLEEYEYYLTQLKRMFNGNSKLNVNNKIITMPVIISGIMNAQKLGDSGLILEYAEYLEALSAKNGLTEVIQDDYQTMNGFLYNKRVEQYLHKAITEDLFEIYYQPVYSTRKKCFITLEALSRLQHPELGWIAPDVFIQIAEKNHMIEQITDLQFSRVCRFLGENRYLMRHLLNVKVNLSSLDLMRNDCSRHFIRIMDAYKIPHNWIQFEITETVATECNAGLRRVAEEFTDAGIGLCLDDFGSGYANLNTVMRLPFSVIKVDRSLLFDICRDEKRAIFYESVVETFHKMNYHIVSEGVETQEEMEKISSWGVEMIQGYYFSKPLPEKELLELLKKQDNIER from the coding sequence ATGACTTATAATATAGATTTTCTTATTGCGGCAATGGTTATATTGTTGCTGGTTTTATGGTATTTTCTGGGACAGAAAAGAGCAGAGGATCTGAATAATCAGGTATTCCTTTTCTTTGCCGTCATCGGTATTTTAGATGTGGTTGCGGAACTTGCCAGTAATTATTATATTTCTTTTCCAAATAGTAATTGTGAAATTGCTGCAATGCTTGCAACAACGATCTTTTATCTGCTTCAGGCATTGCTGCCGTTTACGGTGATCTGTTATATTCAGACATTACATGATAATAAGATCATTTCGGCAAAAAAGATGTTTTTATCAGGTGTGCCGACATTCATTCTGATGGGGATGATTCTGACAAACCCGTTCACGGAAAAGCTGTTTTATTTTGATATACCGGCAGGCTATATGAAAGGTCCATGGTATATGCTGATGTATTACAGTGCACTTTGTCATATGGCAGCAGCCTTGATCCTTATTGTCATATGGCGGAAAAAACTGGGCTATCAAAAAGTGAAGAGTCTGCTGGAAATCCTGTTGATATCCGGTGCGGGAGTGGTGATCCAGCTTTTATATCATCCGCTTCTTACAACAGGGTTTGGTATGAGTCTGGGAATTCTGGTACTATTTATTACGATCAACAATCCTCATGCAAATATCGATACACTTACCGGATTATACAATCATCTGTATCTGGTCAGGAAAAGCAATGAGCTGATCAGTGCGGGAAAATCATTTCACATTATTACGGTGTATCTTTATCAATTGAAGCACATTAATAAAATCGCAGGGGTACAGGGCGGTAATTCAATCTTAAAGCTGACAGCAAGAAAACTTGGTGAGATGTGCGGGAAAAAAGCATTTCGTACAACGGGAAAGAGTTTTATGATACTCACCGGTTCACTTGAAGAATATGAATATTATCTTACGCAGCTGAAGAGAATGTTTAATGGAAACAGTAAGCTGAATGTCAACAATAAAATTATTACGATGCCTGTGATCATAAGCGGGATCATGAATGCGCAGAAACTCGGAGACAGCGGGCTTATTCTAGAATATGCTGAATATCTGGAAGCCTTATCTGCGAAAAATGGTCTGACAGAGGTGATACAGGATGATTATCAGACGATGAATGGTTTCCTTTATAATAAACGGGTAGAACAGTATTTGCATAAGGCGATTACAGAGGATCTGTTCGAGATATACTATCAGCCGGTTTACTCTACACGGAAAAAATGCTTTATCACACTGGAAGCGCTAAGTCGCCTTCAGCATCCGGAGCTTGGCTGGATCGCTCCAGATGTATTTATTCAGATTGCAGAAAAAAATCATATGATCGAACAGATCACAGATCTACAGTTTAGTCGTGTCTGCAGATTTTTAGGAGAAAACCGATACCTGATGAGGCATCTTCTGAATGTAAAAGTGAACCTGTCTTCTCTGGATCTGATGAGAAATGACTGTAGCAGACATTTTATCCGGATTATGGATGCTTATAAGATTCCACATAACTGGATACAGTTTGAAATCACGGAAACGGTTGCGACTGAATGCAATGCGGGTCTAAGAAGAGTTGCGGAGGAATTTACGGACGCTGGCATTGGTTTGTGTCTGGATGATTTTGGTTCCGGATATGCGAATCTGAATACGGTAATGAGGCTTCCGTTTTCTGTGATCAAGGTTGACAGATCTCTGCTTTTTGATATCTGCAGGGATGAGAAACGGGCAATTTTCTATGAAAGTGTTGTAGAAACATTTCATAAAATGAATTATCATATTGTTTCCGAAGGGGTGGAAACACAGGAAGAAATGGAAAAGATCAGCAGCTGGGGAGTCGAGATGATTCAGGGCTATTATTTTTCCAAACCGCTTCCTGAAAAAGAGCTTTTGGAATTGCTGAAGAAGCAGGATAATATAGAAAGATAA
- a CDS encoding diguanylate cyclase domain-containing protein, whose amino-acid sequence MKKGKKWKKIEAFCIMLIVTLLLIFVRILYQPGTESERGELYTFSNGWYQLKDGKKTELKLPCFVTADKDGQIILYNDMLSEADKGKILSIQGIQDQLEVCIGDRLLYQYKDNRFEKNRQMKGKIWADISLPEKIGQEVLSISYETKKNARLYVYAPMIGEFCFLFRQHLLESIFSILMILGMTGLGIVSVIVFLYTRHRQIVEKRFLNVALFLILCSLWCIFDSGIYQMYGSQNAAGTLISFYAFMTMPVPMLLFVQNTVSESVRWIPQVWIFLLYANAVLQGFLYFLFRIPFIDMLFITHLLLFTGVVSMILLLWKEYRKTQEKEVNLCLKAFGVLGISGVIALVLYWVLSIYWYESIFQFGILLYIAVLFCGLLCKVSNNIQFCLEQEVYRRMSLEDRMTDMKNRKSFEMYLEEIQEGAILLENVLLLFVKIAELKKINDMSGRQMGDETVIRTARSIQSAERSVLEQQADDMLCSNK is encoded by the coding sequence ATGAAAAAAGGAAAGAAATGGAAAAAAATTGAAGCATTCTGCATTATGCTCATTGTGACATTGTTGCTTATTTTTGTCAGAATACTGTATCAGCCGGGTACGGAGTCGGAAAGGGGCGAGTTGTACACCTTCAGCAATGGATGGTATCAGCTGAAGGATGGGAAAAAGACGGAGCTCAAATTGCCGTGTTTTGTTACAGCGGATAAAGATGGGCAGATCATTCTTTACAATGATATGTTATCAGAGGCTGATAAGGGAAAAATCTTGTCGATCCAAGGAATACAGGATCAGTTGGAAGTCTGCATAGGAGACCGGCTTCTCTACCAATATAAGGATAACAGATTTGAAAAAAACAGGCAGATGAAAGGGAAAATATGGGCAGATATTTCTTTGCCGGAGAAAATCGGGCAGGAAGTGTTATCAATCAGCTATGAAACTAAAAAGAATGCCAGACTATATGTGTATGCCCCGATGATCGGAGAGTTTTGTTTTCTTTTTAGGCAGCATCTGCTAGAATCAATTTTTTCGATACTGATGATTTTGGGAATGACTGGTCTCGGTATCGTCTCGGTAATTGTCTTTTTATATACCAGACACAGACAAATTGTAGAAAAGAGATTTTTAAATGTAGCACTGTTTTTGATTCTATGCAGTCTGTGGTGCATTTTTGATTCAGGAATTTATCAGATGTATGGAAGTCAGAACGCAGCAGGAACACTGATATCCTTTTATGCATTTATGACGATGCCTGTTCCCATGCTGTTATTTGTACAAAATACAGTGAGTGAAAGTGTAAGATGGATACCGCAGGTCTGGATTTTTCTTCTTTATGCAAATGCTGTTTTACAGGGATTCTTGTATTTTCTGTTTAGGATTCCTTTTATAGACATGTTATTTATCACACATCTTTTATTATTTACGGGGGTTGTGTCTATGATTCTTCTTTTGTGGAAAGAGTATCGTAAAACGCAGGAGAAGGAAGTAAATCTCTGTCTAAAGGCATTTGGTGTATTAGGGATAAGCGGTGTAATCGCACTGGTACTGTACTGGGTATTATCCATTTACTGGTATGAATCTATTTTCCAGTTTGGCATTCTTCTTTATATTGCTGTTTTGTTTTGTGGATTGCTTTGTAAAGTATCCAACAACATTCAGTTTTGCCTGGAACAGGAGGTTTATAGGAGAATGTCCTTGGAAGACCGGATGACAGATATGAAAAACCGGAAATCATTTGAGATGTATCTTGAAGAGATCCAGGAGGGTGCGATTTTACTTGAAAATGTATTATTGTTGTTTGTGAAAATTGCAGAACTGAAGAAGATTAATGATATGTCTGGAAGACAGATGGGTGATGAAACGGTTATCCGAACGGCAAGAAGCATCCAGAGTGCAGAAAGGAGTGTTCTGGAACAGCAGGCAGACGATATGCTTTGTTCAAATAAATAA
- a CDS encoding CvpA family protein, with the protein MEVNILLVIVGGIIAIGAIVGFAKGAVRIAVSLGATILTLAVVYFATPYVSKAIYSLTPIDEMVEQQCIKTMTKAFTGEADTNSGFTEEQVRGILSAAGVSEQTLEAAGITVEDIVNGNVSDEMLQQYGISPDIFDGHVSTEEAEQSIMEAEVPKQMQIVAIEGADLPDVFKNLLLENNNSEVYQKLGVTTFAEYVSKYFAKLVIEIVAFLVTFLFATIVIRAVVFALDFVTALPVLGILNRLAGVLVGSTISFIIVGILFIVITLLYTTTIGKQAMGMIREDQILSFLYDNNIIMKIATMLR; encoded by the coding sequence ATGGAAGTAAATATTTTATTGGTAATTGTCGGGGGCATTATAGCAATAGGAGCCATTGTAGGATTTGCCAAAGGTGCTGTCAGGATTGCTGTATCGCTTGGGGCGACGATCCTTACGCTGGCGGTTGTGTATTTTGCAACGCCGTATGTCAGCAAGGCAATTTATTCGCTTACACCGATTGATGAGATGGTAGAACAGCAGTGTATAAAAACGATGACAAAAGCCTTCACGGGAGAAGCGGATACAAATTCGGGATTTACGGAAGAGCAGGTACGGGGAATCCTCTCAGCGGCAGGTGTATCTGAGCAGACATTGGAAGCAGCAGGAATTACCGTGGAAGATATTGTAAATGGTAATGTGTCAGATGAGATGCTGCAGCAGTATGGAATTTCACCAGATATCTTCGATGGACATGTGTCAACGGAAGAGGCAGAGCAGTCGATCATGGAGGCTGAGGTTCCAAAGCAAATGCAGATAGTGGCAATCGAGGGGGCGGATCTTCCGGATGTATTTAAGAATCTTCTTCTGGAAAATAATAACAGTGAAGTTTATCAGAAGCTTGGGGTAACGACATTTGCGGAATATGTAAGCAAATATTTTGCAAAGCTGGTTATCGAGATTGTCGCGTTTCTGGTAACATTCCTGTTTGCAACCATTGTGATAAGAGCAGTTGTGTTTGCGCTTGATTTTGTGACAGCACTTCCGGTTCTGGGAATTCTGAACAGGCTGGCAGGAGTTCTGGTAGGGTCGACGATTTCATTTATTATAGTAGGGATCCTGTTTATCGTAATTACGCTTCTGTATACAACAACGATAGGAAAGCAGGCAATGGGAATGATCAGAGAAGATCAGATCCTTAGTTTTTTATATGATAATAATATAATTATGAAAATTGCAACAATGTTGAGATAA
- a CDS encoding DUF5711 family protein, with protein MDVIVKVRDPEENLEEKIKAYKVKKRIKTAVTILAFVFALISSYLLVKLQTYTSLRTLQSYKNKETESSDLKYLQYADGMLKYGRDGITYINKKGVEQWNQSYQIKDPVINVSGKAMAVAERGGNDIYVMDEKGAKGEIHTNYPIEKIAVAENGIVSTILNNENSPMVVCYDATGNVLVEHRASLTGTGYPIGIALSPNGTRLQISYLCVADGVEATRVGYLNFDNTEEANKEYQVADDVYKNTIVPTSFFIDEKKSVLVGDQSFMIYKETDKPKLSKTVKLDKQIKSFFHDDEYLGFILKEESGEYELRLYDMEGNQKLSKTFTGEYGNVKIADGNVIMYDGTSCLIYSKLGVKQFEGTTEYEIKEVIPIFGINKYLVMNADGLAEVRLVK; from the coding sequence ATGGATGTGATAGTAAAGGTACGTGATCCGGAAGAAAACCTGGAAGAGAAGATAAAGGCGTACAAAGTAAAAAAGAGAATAAAGACGGCGGTAACGATTTTGGCGTTTGTGTTTGCGCTGATCAGCAGCTATCTGCTTGTGAAATTGCAGACATATACAAGCTTACGGACTCTGCAAAGTTATAAAAATAAAGAGACAGAATCAAGTGATCTGAAATATTTGCAATATGCAGACGGAATGCTCAAATACGGACGGGATGGAATTACGTATATCAATAAAAAAGGTGTAGAGCAGTGGAACCAGTCTTATCAGATTAAGGATCCGGTTATCAATGTGTCGGGAAAAGCGATGGCGGTCGCAGAGCGCGGTGGAAATGATATTTATGTTATGGATGAAAAAGGCGCGAAGGGAGAAATCCATACGAATTATCCGATCGAGAAGATAGCTGTTGCGGAAAATGGAATTGTCAGTACGATTTTAAATAACGAAAATTCACCAATGGTTGTGTGCTATGATGCGACAGGAAATGTACTGGTAGAGCACAGAGCTTCACTTACCGGAACCGGATACCCGATTGGAATCGCACTTTCGCCGAACGGAACGAGACTTCAGATTTCATATTTGTGTGTAGCGGATGGTGTCGAGGCAACAAGAGTTGGATACCTGAATTTTGATAATACAGAAGAAGCAAACAAAGAATATCAGGTTGCTGATGATGTTTACAAAAACACAATTGTTCCGACTTCGTTTTTTATAGATGAGAAGAAGTCTGTTCTGGTCGGAGATCAGTCGTTTATGATCTATAAGGAAACGGACAAGCCAAAGCTTTCTAAAACAGTAAAGCTGGATAAGCAGATTAAAAGCTTTTTCCATGACGATGAATATCTTGGGTTCATACTGAAAGAAGAAAGCGGAGAATATGAGCTTCGCCTATATGATATGGAAGGAAATCAGAAATTATCTAAAACATTTACCGGGGAATATGGAAATGTAAAGATTGCAGATGGAAATGTTATCATGTATGATGGGACTTCTTGCCTGATTTATTCCAAGCTTGGTGTGAAGCAATTTGAAGGAACGACAGAATATGAGATAAAAGAAGTAATTCCGATTTTCGGAATCAATAAGTACCTAGTGATGAATGCAGACGGACTTGCAGAGGTACGGCTTGTAAAATAG